A single Desulfovibrio piger DNA region contains:
- a CDS encoding putative sulfate exporter family transporter: protein MTTKSAFNEDKVALLLGCIIFILGLGKFAGLDLLGWVVKIGMWVDSPVDAWKPATKGLMAGWQSLVATYVFVTALLALGVKLMKGNVGRFVGSFTVIFFIAIACYTAGANAYIAANPTQLAKQGIPWALGLSTEAGLIVALIMGILISNFAPSVADTLRDACRPELFVKIAIVVLGAELGVKAADAAGFAGHVIFRGLCAIVEAYLLYWAVVYYVARKYFKFNKEWAAPLASGISICGVSAAIATGGAIRARPVVPIMVSSLVVVFTCIEMLILPFIAQYFLYSEPMVAGGWMGLAVKSDGGAIASGAITESLILAKMAGLGTEWEPGWIVMVTTTVKIFIDMFIGIWALVLAYIWTAKFDKTRGDRTMTWGDVMDRFPRFVLGYLGTFLILLIVCLSTPELHKVGKAMSGAMNGFRVIFFLMTFFSIGMVSNFRKLMEEGIGRLAIVYIVCLFGFIIWVGLFISYAFFHGMTPPVVGA, encoded by the coding sequence ATGACAACCAAATCAGCCTTTAATGAAGACAAAGTAGCCCTGCTGCTTGGCTGCATTATCTTCATCTTGGGCCTGGGCAAGTTCGCTGGACTGGATCTCCTTGGCTGGGTGGTGAAAATAGGCATGTGGGTGGACAGCCCCGTCGATGCCTGGAAGCCCGCTACCAAGGGCCTGATGGCCGGCTGGCAGTCTCTGGTGGCCACCTATGTGTTCGTGACCGCTCTGCTGGCTCTCGGCGTCAAACTGATGAAGGGTAATGTGGGCCGCTTCGTGGGCTCCTTCACCGTGATCTTCTTCATCGCCATCGCCTGCTACACCGCCGGCGCCAATGCCTACATCGCTGCTAACCCCACTCAGCTGGCCAAGCAGGGCATCCCGTGGGCTCTGGGCCTGAGCACGGAAGCCGGCCTGATTGTCGCCCTGATCATGGGCATCCTGATCAGTAACTTCGCCCCCAGCGTTGCTGACACCCTGCGCGATGCCTGCCGCCCCGAGCTGTTCGTCAAGATCGCCATCGTGGTTCTGGGTGCCGAACTGGGTGTGAAGGCTGCTGACGCCGCCGGTTTCGCCGGTCACGTCATCTTCCGAGGCCTGTGCGCCATTGTTGAAGCTTACCTGCTGTACTGGGCCGTGGTTTACTACGTTGCCCGTAAGTACTTCAAGTTCAACAAGGAATGGGCCGCCCCTCTGGCTTCCGGTATCTCCATCTGCGGTGTGTCCGCCGCTATCGCCACCGGTGGTGCCATCCGCGCCCGGCCGGTGGTTCCGATCATGGTTTCTTCCCTGGTCGTTGTGTTCACCTGCATTGAAATGCTGATCCTGCCCTTCATCGCCCAGTACTTCCTGTACTCCGAGCCCATGGTGGCCGGCGGCTGGATGGGCCTGGCCGTGAAGTCCGACGGTGGCGCCATCGCTTCCGGTGCCATCACCGAATCCCTGATTCTGGCCAAGATGGCCGGTCTGGGCACTGAATGGGAACCCGGCTGGATCGTGATGGTGACCACCACCGTCAAGATCTTCATCGATATGTTCATCGGTATCTGGGCTCTGGTCCTGGCCTACATCTGGACGGCCAAGTTCGACAAGACCCGCGGCGACCGCACCATGACCTGGGGCGACGTCATGGACCGCTTCCCCCGCTTCGTGCTGGGTTACCTGGGTACCTTCCTGATCCTGCTCATCGTCTGCCTGAGCACGCCTGAACTGCACAAGGTCGGCAAGGCCATGTCCGGCGCCATGAACGGCTTCCGCGTCATCTTCTTCCTGATGACCTTCTTCAGCATCGGTATGGTTTCCAACTTCCGCAAGCTGATGGAAGAAGGCATCGGCCGCCTGGCCATCGTGTACATCGTCTGCCTGTTCGGCTTCATCATCTGGGTTGGCCTGTTCATTTCCTACGCCTTCTTCCATGGCATGACCCCGCCTGTGGTTGGCGCCTAG
- a CDS encoding bacteriocin-type signal sequence: protein MMEDKEVKFHEEVQKMEYEPLDETEMKLIHWSWGLGVALLVVLFLISKFVMTTH, encoded by the coding sequence ATGATGGAAGACAAAGAAGTCAAATTCCACGAAGAAGTCCAGAAGATGGAATACGAGCCCCTGGATGAGACGGAAATGAAGCTCATCCACTGGAGCTGGGGTCTGGGTGTGGCCCTGCTGGTGGTGCTGTTCCTCATCAGCAAGTTCGTGATGACCACCCACTAG
- a CDS encoding EamA family transporter has translation MNISATSPLVSVLLLLVSMSSIQASASLAKTIFPLVGPAGTTALRLLVASAILLVVMRPWKKAIPRSAWKIIAVFGLATASMNLCFYEALSRIPLGVAVGLEFTGPLTVAMLSSRRLVDFIWVILAAAGLAILLPLRQSADSIDPLGAVLALCSGACWALYIIFGKKAGSSLDKSCVALAMLVGSCAIFPVGLLSSGMDLFRPAVLPLALILGIFSSALPYGVEIIALKNLPSRTFSILMSLEPALAALSGFLFLDEQLSLAQWAALTAIISASIGSTLTIRKQ, from the coding sequence ATGAACATTTCCGCCACCTCTCCCCTCGTCTCTGTCCTGCTCCTGCTGGTCTCCATGTCTTCCATCCAGGCCAGCGCCTCGCTTGCCAAGACCATCTTTCCCCTGGTGGGCCCGGCCGGTACCACGGCCCTGCGTTTGCTGGTGGCCTCCGCCATCCTGCTCGTGGTGATGCGCCCCTGGAAAAAAGCCATCCCCCGCAGCGCCTGGAAGATCATCGCCGTTTTCGGCCTGGCCACGGCAAGCATGAATCTTTGCTTTTACGAGGCCCTGAGCCGTATCCCGCTGGGGGTCGCCGTCGGTCTGGAATTCACCGGTCCTCTGACGGTGGCCATGCTCTCTTCCCGCCGCCTCGTGGACTTCATCTGGGTCATCCTGGCAGCGGCCGGCCTGGCCATCCTGCTGCCCCTGCGTCAGAGCGCGGACAGCATCGATCCGCTGGGCGCCGTGCTTGCCCTGTGTTCCGGCGCCTGCTGGGCCCTCTATATCATCTTCGGCAAAAAAGCGGGCAGCAGCCTGGACAAATCCTGTGTGGCCCTGGCCATGCTCGTGGGCAGCTGTGCCATTTTCCCCGTGGGCCTGCTCTCCTCGGGGATGGACCTGTTCAGGCCCGCGGTCCTGCCACTGGCCCTGATCCTGGGTATTTTTTCCTCTGCCCTGCCCTACGGCGTCGAGATCATCGCGCTCAAGAACCTGCCCTCGCGCACATTCAGTATCCTCATGAGCCTGGAACCGGCCCTTGCCGCCCTTTCCGGCTTCCTTTTCCTGGACGAGCAGCTGAGCCTTGCCCAGTGGGCGGCCCTCACGGCCATCATCAGTGCGTCCATCGGCTCCACGCTGACCATCAGAAAGCAATAA
- the fdhF gene encoding formate dehydrogenase subunit alpha: MDIRHTATTCPYCGCGCGLTLETAEGRIQRSVPTPDSPVNRGKLCVKGWNVHEFIQHPDRLKTPLLRTGQGWQPLDWESALDHAARELARIRDQYGPDSIGVLTSARCTNEENYLLQKLTRCALGTNNIDHCARLUHGPTVAGLATSFGSGAMTNSFDELARAGCLFVIGSNTTVAHPMVGMRLMRCQREGGRLIVADPRRTDLARLADVHLRLRPGTDVPLVNGLMHIIYENGWHDAAFIAERTENFDELRESLRAWTPEKTEEVTGVPRELLFRAAELYARSETSAIVYCLGITQHRCGVNNVRSLANLSMLCGQIGRPCTGVNPLRGQNNVQGACDMGGLPNYYPGYQFVDDEAVRLKFEAAWGRPLSPARGLTAMEMMHGLQEGRLKAMIIMGENPVVSDPDSGHVVKALSSAEFLLCIDIFPTPTTELAHMVLPGASFAETDGTFTNSERRVQRVRQAIPPMAGRTNGQIIQALSRRLGYDMHHASASEVFDEICSLAPSMGGMSYARLEGEGLCWPCPTPGHPGTPILHLGRFTRGKGLFAAIPHVPPAELPDEEYPLLLSTGMRHAHYLTGTMTRRCAMLERELPELVTDINPADARRLEIREGARLRMVSRRGAVVSRMHITDDVPEGLVFAPLHFAEAMVNLLTCTALDPVSKTPEYKISAVRLERV, translated from the coding sequence ATGGATATTCGTCACACGGCGACAACCTGCCCGTACTGCGGCTGCGGTTGCGGCCTGACCCTGGAAACTGCGGAAGGACGCATTCAGCGTTCCGTGCCCACGCCCGACAGCCCGGTCAACCGGGGCAAGCTCTGCGTCAAGGGCTGGAACGTGCATGAATTCATACAGCACCCTGACCGTCTGAAAACGCCCCTGCTGCGGACGGGGCAGGGCTGGCAGCCCCTGGACTGGGAAAGCGCCCTGGACCATGCCGCCCGTGAGCTGGCCCGCATCCGCGACCAGTATGGCCCTGACAGCATCGGCGTGCTGACCTCCGCCCGCTGCACCAACGAAGAGAATTACCTGCTGCAGAAGCTCACCCGTTGCGCGCTGGGGACCAACAACATCGATCACTGCGCCCGCCTCTGACACGGCCCCACTGTGGCAGGTCTTGCCACTTCGTTCGGCAGCGGCGCCATGACCAACTCGTTCGACGAGCTGGCGCGGGCAGGCTGCCTGTTTGTGATCGGTTCCAACACCACGGTCGCCCATCCCATGGTGGGCATGCGGCTCATGCGCTGCCAGCGCGAGGGCGGCAGGCTCATCGTGGCCGATCCCCGCCGGACGGATCTCGCCCGTCTGGCGGACGTGCACCTGCGTCTGCGGCCGGGGACGGACGTGCCGCTGGTCAACGGCCTGATGCACATCATTTACGAAAACGGCTGGCACGATGCGGCCTTTATCGCGGAGCGCACGGAGAATTTCGACGAGCTGCGTGAAAGCCTGCGTGCATGGACGCCCGAGAAGACCGAGGAAGTCACCGGCGTGCCGCGTGAGCTCCTGTTCCGGGCTGCGGAACTCTATGCCCGCTCGGAGACCAGCGCCATCGTCTACTGCCTGGGCATCACCCAGCACCGCTGCGGCGTGAACAATGTCCGCTCCCTGGCCAACCTGTCCATGCTTTGCGGCCAGATCGGCCGCCCCTGCACGGGCGTGAACCCGCTGCGTGGCCAGAACAACGTGCAGGGCGCCTGCGACATGGGCGGGCTGCCCAACTACTATCCCGGCTACCAGTTCGTGGATGACGAGGCGGTCCGTCTGAAGTTCGAGGCGGCCTGGGGGCGCCCCCTGTCGCCCGCCCGCGGCCTGACGGCCATGGAGATGATGCACGGCCTGCAGGAGGGCAGGCTCAAGGCCATGATCATCATGGGCGAGAATCCCGTGGTCAGCGACCCGGATTCCGGCCATGTGGTGAAGGCCCTGTCGTCGGCGGAGTTCCTGCTCTGTATCGACATTTTCCCCACGCCGACCACGGAACTGGCGCATATGGTCCTGCCCGGCGCTTCCTTCGCCGAGACCGACGGCACCTTCACCAATTCCGAGCGCCGTGTGCAGCGCGTACGTCAGGCCATCCCGCCCATGGCGGGGCGGACCAACGGCCAGATCATCCAGGCCCTGTCCCGGCGGCTGGGCTATGACATGCACCATGCCTCGGCTTCCGAGGTCTTTGACGAGATCTGTTCCCTGGCGCCCAGCATGGGCGGCATGAGCTATGCCCGTCTGGAAGGAGAGGGGCTGTGCTGGCCCTGTCCCACGCCCGGCCATCCCGGCACGCCCATCCTGCATCTGGGGCGCTTCACCCGCGGCAAGGGGCTTTTTGCCGCCATTCCGCATGTGCCCCCGGCGGAACTGCCGGACGAGGAATACCCCCTCCTGCTCAGTACCGGCATGCGCCATGCCCACTACCTGACCGGGACCATGACGCGCCGCTGCGCCATGCTGGAGCGTGAACTGCCCGAACTGGTGACGGACATCAATCCCGCTGATGCCCGCAGGCTGGAGATCCGCGAGGGCGCCCGTCTGCGCATGGTCAGCCGCCGCGGCGCCGTGGTCTCGCGCATGCACATCACGGACGATGTGCCTGAGGGGCTGGTCTTTGCCCCCCTGCACTTTGCCGAAGCCATGGTCAATCTGCTGACCTGCACCGCCCTGGACCCGGTCAGCAAAACCCCTGAATACAAAATCAGTGCCGTCAGGCTGGAGAGGGTCTGA
- a CDS encoding 4Fe-4S dicluster domain-containing protein yields MPAYYTMNPADLPALLTAWQSGSRVLCPCREQDGTTRLESFAPDKGLCLEYANLAMPPVDVLNGYQDVLFRWEGNERTYVAEPGAESMAPTVIFGMRPCDVAALEYLDDFYLGEYRDINYSLRREAVTIVGMNCRTPGKSCFCAATGTGPFARSGFDLMLTLDGGLCWVECATDKGENLVGQALVFFRPVTEAALRARLDELEKDCREAFQELPDLSQIRTALLQGFDHPVWEAITPTCIRCTGCTAVCPTCTCFQFNEERLDARSGRRVRVKDSCQTAGFTRNAGWHNPRSKAAAVRHRIMDKLVYIQDRFGKKGCVGCGRCIDVCPAGIDIRKIAATVVRDCPPEGQRKPVPVSIPERASTRIDPQLFTPYPARIVAIHDETPDIRRYVVRYMDERLAETFRLTGQFFMVTVFGVGEVALSIPFGDQHDGQFEFCVKKVGKVTSALARLGVGDVIGLRGPYGKGFPYRSFAGRDVLVVGSGVGLAPVRTIIVRLLQERERYGRIAIIASATRYEGLVYKQDLKDWSRIPGVTVQYALARPTDAVQAHVGYINDLLPELDFDWANARAILCASPRRIKLVARDLLGLGMNGRDIFTSLETHMRCGVGKCGHCKVGAHYMCLDGPVFTYEEMLQLPEEF; encoded by the coding sequence ATGCCCGCATACTATACCATGAATCCGGCGGATCTGCCCGCCCTGCTGACCGCCTGGCAGTCAGGCTCCCGTGTCCTGTGCCCCTGCAGGGAGCAGGACGGGACCACGCGCCTGGAGAGCTTTGCCCCGGACAAGGGCCTGTGCCTCGAGTATGCCAATCTTGCCATGCCGCCGGTGGATGTCCTGAACGGGTATCAGGACGTGCTGTTCCGCTGGGAAGGCAACGAACGTACCTATGTGGCCGAGCCCGGGGCGGAATCCATGGCCCCGACGGTCATTTTCGGCATGCGTCCCTGCGATGTGGCCGCCCTGGAATATCTGGATGATTTCTATCTGGGCGAGTACAGGGACATCAATTATTCCCTGCGGCGTGAAGCCGTCACCATCGTGGGCATGAACTGCCGCACGCCCGGCAAAAGCTGTTTTTGCGCAGCCACGGGCACAGGTCCTTTCGCCCGCAGCGGCTTCGACCTGATGCTGACGCTGGATGGCGGTCTGTGCTGGGTGGAATGCGCCACAGACAAGGGCGAGAACCTTGTGGGGCAGGCCCTGGTCTTTTTCCGGCCCGTGACCGAAGCGGCCCTGCGTGCCCGTCTGGACGAGCTGGAAAAGGACTGTCGCGAGGCCTTTCAGGAGCTGCCTGACCTCTCGCAGATCCGCACGGCCCTGCTGCAGGGCTTTGACCATCCGGTGTGGGAAGCGATCACGCCCACCTGCATACGCTGCACGGGCTGCACGGCCGTCTGCCCGACCTGCACCTGTTTCCAGTTCAATGAAGAACGCCTGGATGCCCGATCCGGCCGCCGTGTCCGCGTCAAGGATTCCTGCCAGACGGCGGGCTTCACGCGCAATGCCGGCTGGCACAACCCGCGCAGCAAGGCTGCCGCCGTGCGTCACCGCATCATGGACAAGCTGGTCTACATCCAGGACCGCTTCGGCAAAAAAGGTTGCGTGGGCTGTGGGCGCTGCATCGACGTCTGCCCGGCGGGCATCGACATCCGCAAGATAGCCGCTACTGTGGTGCGGGACTGCCCGCCCGAGGGGCAGCGCAAACCCGTGCCGGTCTCCATCCCGGAACGGGCATCCACCCGCATCGATCCCCAGCTGTTCACGCCCTATCCCGCGCGCATCGTGGCCATCCATGACGAGACCCCGGACATCCGCCGCTATGTGGTCCGCTACATGGATGAACGCCTTGCCGAGACCTTCCGCCTGACGGGGCAGTTCTTCATGGTCACGGTCTTTGGCGTGGGGGAAGTGGCCCTGTCCATCCCCTTCGGGGATCAGCACGACGGCCAGTTCGAGTTCTGCGTCAAAAAAGTGGGCAAGGTGACGTCGGCCCTGGCCAGGCTCGGCGTGGGGGATGTCATCGGCCTGCGCGGACCTTACGGCAAGGGCTTCCCCTACCGTTCCTTCGCTGGCCGTGACGTGCTGGTGGTGGGCTCCGGTGTGGGCCTGGCCCCTGTGCGGACCATCATCGTGCGTCTGCTCCAGGAGCGGGAACGCTATGGCCGTATCGCCATCATCGCCAGTGCCACGCGCTACGAGGGCCTGGTCTACAAGCAGGATCTGAAAGACTGGAGCAGGATCCCCGGCGTGACCGTGCAGTATGCCCTGGCCAGGCCCACGGATGCCGTCCAGGCCCATGTGGGCTACATCAATGACCTGCTGCCGGAACTGGATTTCGACTGGGCCAATGCCCGGGCCATCCTGTGTGCTTCGCCGCGCCGCATCAAGCTGGTGGCCCGTGACCTGCTGGGCCTCGGCATGAACGGCAGGGACATCTTCACCTCCCTGGAGACCCACATGCGCTGCGGTGTGGGCAAGTGCGGCCACTGCAAGGTAGGCGCGCACTACATGTGCCTGGACGGGCCCGTGTTCACCTATGAGGAAATGCTGCAGCTGCCGGAAGAATTCTAG
- a CDS encoding HD domain-containing phosphohydrolase, with protein sequence MRNPERVSLLPLLTGLVLLLALTLIGSMRFNSAEQREILDRTGNQLSAHASTAAAMVTVWTGVQRDAVAEMARYDMLRLLASEIAETDLPAALLRELGESPWTGQEHGRHSGLDARDRQALRDISPHAALIYRKFAEFVSRHDVAGATLLDRTLEPVILVGQGWQAETRTLLKQRRSEGLLSGDGMLPVRLQGERLLVDFYCPVTAPGYVSADGSPQGILLVSCDIGRLLEGIGQPSGMGYLGLLLETGGGLVQAIGMGERPSLNQVTLPAGFGQDMTPRDMVLPAIAGTRDCLVVGQPVPGTSWYAAVACRADSVRQEQDDRARRVWTVAGLLFLCLAGVLVWSYWWLGIRRERGEVRELKDLYATMSRQRCLLDTVLRAMHSALALVDGEGRIVYANTEFARLARCQGEVLHLMQVRHLPDYLARSLERHVEFVWRTGTEFSDQEDMMVEGKLVHLNVQCLPFGAEDGAPGSVVVVYRDITAHVEAEQRLATMLRQTVEAFTHAVEAVDPYLKGQSGLTGELAYHLAAWLGKDDPALESTLRTAASLSQVGMIRLPHELLTKAGPLTPEERLQMEKHVEYAVEALRGIDFGLPVLETIEQMHERMDGSGYPRKLQGGAICLPARILAVANTFCALMRPRSYRRRHDEPAALAILRERPFKYDQQVVDALAAFLQSAQGKEFVQTLQQ encoded by the coding sequence ATGCGGAATCCTGAACGTGTGTCACTGCTGCCCCTGCTGACGGGACTGGTCCTGCTGCTCGCCCTGACGCTCATCGGGAGCATGCGCTTCAACAGCGCGGAGCAGCGCGAGATCCTCGACAGGACAGGAAACCAGCTGTCAGCCCATGCGTCCACAGCGGCGGCCATGGTGACGGTCTGGACCGGCGTCCAGCGCGATGCCGTGGCGGAGATGGCCCGCTATGACATGCTGCGCCTGCTGGCGTCGGAGATAGCGGAAACGGACCTTCCCGCGGCCCTGCTGCGCGAACTGGGGGAGAGCCCCTGGACAGGGCAGGAGCACGGGCGGCACAGCGGCCTTGATGCCCGGGACCGTCAGGCCCTGCGGGACATCTCGCCCCACGCCGCGCTCATTTACCGCAAATTTGCCGAATTCGTGTCCCGGCACGACGTTGCCGGGGCGACGCTTCTGGACCGGACCCTGGAACCGGTCATCCTTGTGGGGCAGGGATGGCAGGCGGAGACCAGGACGCTGCTGAAACAGCGCCGGAGCGAGGGCCTGCTGTCCGGGGATGGCATGCTGCCCGTCCGGCTCCAGGGCGAACGCCTGCTGGTGGATTTTTACTGTCCGGTGACGGCGCCGGGCTATGTTTCGGCCGATGGCTCGCCCCAGGGCATCCTGCTGGTCTCCTGTGACATCGGCAGGCTCCTGGAGGGGATAGGCCAGCCCTCCGGGATGGGCTATCTGGGCCTGCTGCTGGAGACCGGTGGCGGGCTGGTCCAGGCCATCGGCATGGGCGAGCGGCCGAGCCTCAACCAGGTGACCCTGCCCGCGGGCTTCGGCCAGGACATGACGCCCCGGGACATGGTGCTGCCCGCCATTGCCGGGACCAGGGACTGCCTCGTGGTCGGCCAGCCCGTGCCGGGGACGTCCTGGTATGCGGCCGTGGCCTGCCGGGCGGACAGCGTCCGTCAGGAACAGGACGACAGGGCCCGGCGGGTCTGGACCGTGGCCGGGCTGCTGTTCCTTTGTCTGGCCGGGGTCCTGGTCTGGTCCTACTGGTGGCTCGGCATCCGCCGGGAGCGGGGCGAGGTCCGGGAGCTGAAAGACCTGTACGCGACCATGTCCCGGCAGCGCTGCCTGCTGGACACGGTCCTGCGGGCCATGCATTCGGCGCTGGCCCTGGTGGATGGTGAGGGGCGCATCGTCTATGCCAATACGGAGTTCGCCCGTCTTGCCCGCTGCCAGGGGGAGGTGCTCCACCTCATGCAGGTGAGGCATCTGCCGGACTATCTGGCCCGGAGCCTGGAGCGTCATGTGGAGTTCGTCTGGCGGACAGGGACGGAATTTTCCGATCAGGAAGACATGATGGTCGAAGGCAAGCTGGTGCACCTCAATGTGCAGTGCCTGCCCTTTGGAGCGGAAGACGGCGCGCCAGGGAGCGTCGTGGTGGTCTACCGGGACATCACGGCCCATGTGGAGGCGGAACAGCGCCTTGCCACCATGCTGCGCCAGACCGTCGAAGCCTTCACTCATGCTGTGGAAGCGGTGGACCCCTACTTGAAGGGACAGTCCGGGCTGACCGGCGAGCTCGCCTATCATCTGGCGGCCTGGCTGGGCAAGGACGATCCGGCGCTGGAGTCCACGCTGCGCACGGCGGCCAGCCTGTCCCAGGTGGGCATGATCCGCCTACCGCACGAGCTGCTGACCAAGGCCGGTCCCCTGACGCCCGAGGAACGCCTCCAGATGGAAAAACATGTGGAGTATGCCGTGGAAGCCCTGCGGGGCATAGATTTCGGCCTGCCTGTCCTGGAGACCATCGAGCAGATGCACGAGCGCATGGACGGCTCCGGCTACCCCCGTAAGCTGCAGGGCGGGGCCATCTGTCTGCCGGCCCGCATCCTGGCCGTGGCCAATACCTTCTGTGCCCTGATGCGTCCGCGCTCCTACCGGCGCCGTCATGATGAACCGGCGGCCCTGGCCATTTTGCGGGAGCGCCCCTTCAAATATGACCAGCAGGTGGTGGATGCGCTGGCGGCGTTCCTGCAAAGCGCGCAGGGCAAGGAATTCGTCCAGACATTGCAGCAGTGA
- the tnpA gene encoding IS200/IS605 family transposase: MGTKAHSLAHTKWLCKYHIVFTPKYRRKIIFAQLRESIKEILQCLCKYKGVEILEGHLMPDHVHMLVSIPPKISVANFMGYLKGKSSLMIFDKHANLKYKFGNRKFWAEGYYVSTVGLNEATIKKYIQDQERHDIMRDKLTSREYQDPFKG, translated from the coding sequence ATGGGAACCAAGGCTCATAGCCTAGCGCATACGAAATGGTTGTGCAAGTATCATATCGTCTTTACTCCAAAATATAGAAGGAAAATAATCTTCGCACAGCTCCGTGAAAGTATAAAAGAAATTCTGCAATGCCTCTGCAAATATAAAGGGGTTGAGATTCTGGAAGGGCATCTGATGCCGGATCATGTCCACATGCTGGTGTCCATTCCTCCTAAAATCAGTGTGGCAAATTTCATGGGCTACCTGAAAGGGAAAAGTTCGTTGATGATATTCGATAAGCACGCAAACCTTAAATATAAGTTTGGCAACAGAAAATTTTGGGCCGAAGGATATTATGTCAGTACGGTGGGGCTTAATGAGGCAACGATCAAAAAATATATCCAGGATCAGGAACGTCACGACATTATGAGAGACAAGCTGACATCACGCGAATATCAAGACCCCTTTAAGGGGTAG
- a CDS encoding DUF4851 domain-containing protein, protein MKILLIIVAIIAVAVFVFFMGGQPPLRGAGQLAASGQTVIVSRARPPFSFAPAADMQLQSLGNRTLRPKTRHSVDGDARIWFAVYSNGTGTLITAVADTEGTWEWEAAHHPAFPAIRAQQYAYKGETLYENLMQLDGGSDPFCTDHAACLVYRAKLLLNFRRTQVIMEYHEPVPEARIRDIAFDGTALNAFQQRARKTCEILMTDKAWLEDNIKGFKKLDGADDRYSRTRLSRWVGEMEREGRP, encoded by the coding sequence ATGAAAATCCTGCTGATCATCGTTGCCATCATCGCTGTGGCTGTTTTCGTTTTCTTTATGGGTGGGCAGCCTCCTTTGCGGGGAGCGGGCCAGCTGGCCGCGTCGGGCCAGACGGTCATCGTTTCTCGTGCCCGTCCCCCGTTCAGCTTTGCTCCGGCTGCGGACATGCAGCTGCAGAGCCTGGGGAACCGGACGTTGCGTCCCAAAACGCGGCACTCCGTGGATGGTGATGCCCGCATCTGGTTCGCTGTGTACAGCAATGGTACCGGCACCCTGATAACGGCAGTGGCGGACACAGAAGGGACCTGGGAATGGGAAGCCGCGCATCATCCGGCGTTCCCGGCCATCCGGGCGCAGCAGTACGCCTATAAGGGCGAGACCCTTTACGAAAATCTCATGCAGCTGGACGGCGGCAGCGATCCGTTCTGCACGGATCATGCAGCCTGTCTTGTGTACAGGGCCAAGCTGCTGCTGAACTTCCGCAGGACCCAGGTCATCATGGAATACCATGAACCTGTCCCGGAAGCCCGGATAAGGGACATCGCCTTTGACGGTACCGCCCTCAATGCCTTCCAGCAGCGGGCCCGCAAGACCTGCGAGATCCTGATGACGGATAAGGCCTGGCTTGAGGACAATATCAAGGGATTTAAGAAGCTGGATGGGGCTGACGACCGCTATTCCAGGACACGTCTTTCCCGCTGGGTCGGCGAAATGGAACGCGAGGGCCGCCCCTAG